One genomic segment of Arachis duranensis cultivar V14167 chromosome 4, aradu.V14167.gnm2.J7QH, whole genome shotgun sequence includes these proteins:
- the LOC107483970 gene encoding uncharacterized protein LOC107483970, which translates to MRRILQPDRVVISCELFQIEFYKKYFPSSVRNAKELKLLQLKQGQMTITEYTSRFEKLCHFSRICQGAIEDFVEWKCIKYEGGLRSDILSLVAPIEIRMFFELMNKSRVAEECVRKAAAEKGSMRMPLQRTPERNFTTRGRQFKRGSFVPQNNQVQSNFRRPNANTNQRRRFGKQPHLSCHRCGKYHPGIPCRFGTGVCYFCGQPGHLANNCPEKKKYETGRVQQPGRVYTTSAVAAEGSETLIRGNCKMADKILNAIFDFGATHSFIAFEKTDELRLKIVILGYDLKVYNATHEAMVTRSRCPQVPFRMQQLEFVHDLICLPMTGLDLILGLDWLSKNHVLLDFSEKSVCFMPEDTEGPVVVNIYYLNYMMVNCFGAEC; encoded by the coding sequence ATGCGGCGTATTCTGCAGCCTGATAGGGTTGTAATTTCTTGCGAATTATTCCAAatagagttctataagaagtactttcccaGTTCAGTCAGAAATGCCAAGGAACTTAAACTGCTTCAGCTAAAACAAGGCCAGATGACTATTACTGAGTACACTAGCAGGTTTGAGAAATTATGTCATTTTTCACGGATTTGTCAAGGAGCTATTGAGGATTTTGTTGAGTGGAAATGTATCAAATATGAGGGGGGCCTTCGAAGTGATATTCTGAGTCTTGTTGCACCTATAGAGATCAGGATGTTCTTTGAACTCATGAACAAGAGTAGGGTGGCTGAGGAGTGTGTGAGAAAGGCTGCAGCAGAGAAGGGAAGTATGAGAATGCCTTTACAGAGGACTCCAGAGAGGAATTTTACAACAAGGGGCAGGCAATTCAAGCGTGGCAGCTTTGTCCCTCAGAATAATCAGGTGCAGAGTAACTTCAGAAGGCCGAATGCTAATACTAATCAAAGAAGAAGGTTTGGGAAGCAGCCACATTTGAGCTGTCACAGATGTGGGAAGTATCATCCAGGAATTCCATGCAGGTTTGGGACTGGAGTATGCTACTTCTGTGGACAACCCGGACACTTGGCCAATAACTGCCCAGAAAAGAAGAAGTATGAGACTGGCAGAGTACAGCAGCCAGGGAGAGTATATACTACTTCTGCAGTAGCTGCTGAGGGGTCAGAGACACTGATTAGAGGTAACTGTAAGATGGCcgataaaattttgaatgccATATTTGATTTTGGAGCAACACATTCGTTTATTGCATTTGAAAAGACTGATGAGTTAAGATTGAAAATTGTGATCCTGGGGTATGATTTAAAGGTatataatgctacccatgagGCTATGGTGACTAGGTCAAGATGTCCACAAGTTCCATTTCGAATGCAACAGCTTGAATTCGTGCATGATCTAATTTGTCTACCGATGACTGGTCTTGATCTCATTCTGGGGTTGGACTGGTTATCcaagaaccatgttctgctcGACTTTTCTGAAAAATCAGTGTGCTTTATGCCGGAAGACACAGAAGGGCCAGTTGTGGTGAACATCTATTACTTGAATTATATGATGGTGAATTGTTTTGGGGCTGAATGTTAA